The Acidobacteriota bacterium genome has a segment encoding these proteins:
- a CDS encoding bifunctional hydroxymethylpyrimidine kinase/phosphomethylpyrimidine kinase produces MKELQKVCLSIAGLDPSGGAGILADVRAFAAFGCFPAAAVTSLTYQNTQGVFGSENQSGEVVERQIMPILDDYSLGAVKTGMLPSAEVIEAVARVLRQDK; encoded by the coding sequence ATGAAAGAACTTCAGAAAGTCTGTTTGAGCATCGCCGGGCTTGACCCTTCAGGCGGGGCGGGGATTCTAGCCGATGTCCGGGCATTTGCCGCGTTCGGGTGCTTTCCGGCAGCGGCGGTGACCTCGCTCACATATCAGAACACGCAAGGCGTTTTCGGTTCGGAAAATCAATCGGGTGAGGTGGTCGAGCGGCAGATAATGCCGATACTGGACGATTATTCGCTTGGAGCGGTAAAGACGGGAATGCTCCCTTCGGCCGAGGTTATCGAGGCGGTTGCGAGGGTTCTTCGGCAAGATAAGTGA